In Gemmata obscuriglobus, a single genomic region encodes these proteins:
- a CDS encoding WD40 repeat domain-containing protein, whose translation MLQLPPSGQPHYTVAFSPDGRWLAAGGLGSAVDFWDLHAPSLPSRRVGPFSATVIRVQFTPAGRLVLATTERAFVFEFASAGAPLSLQGDLPRSSRAVCSPDGSSLATVGAVVTTWGLRGAVPVVRRRHNIFTASDAAFTGDSRLLVASEEGITVLPESGGTGHQIPVSGCPHRIACSADGDLAAVLALGNLSVWHLPTRAAVVDRYARTHGGWLSVAFAPHGRRVVTGGIDGTVAVWDAAGSGPPLRTFQWDLGPVYAVAFDQNGQCAAAAGRAGALVWDVDD comes from the coding sequence ATGCTCCAGCTCCCGCCGTCCGGTCAGCCTCACTACACGGTCGCGTTTTCGCCGGACGGTCGCTGGCTGGCGGCGGGTGGCCTCGGCTCTGCGGTTGACTTCTGGGACCTGCACGCGCCGTCGCTCCCATCGCGGCGGGTCGGTCCGTTTTCGGCGACGGTGATCCGGGTGCAGTTCACCCCGGCCGGTCGGCTCGTGCTGGCGACCACCGAACGAGCATTCGTTTTCGAGTTCGCGAGCGCGGGCGCCCCCCTGTCCCTCCAAGGCGACCTCCCGCGATCGAGCCGTGCGGTCTGTTCGCCCGACGGCAGTAGTCTGGCAACGGTCGGGGCGGTGGTGACCACTTGGGGCCTGCGCGGCGCGGTTCCGGTCGTGCGGCGGCGGCACAACATTTTCACAGCGAGTGACGCAGCATTTACGGGCGATTCGCGGCTTCTGGTGGCGAGCGAGGAGGGCATTACGGTGCTACCGGAATCGGGCGGCACGGGGCACCAGATTCCGGTCTCTGGGTGCCCGCACCGAATCGCGTGCTCGGCCGACGGCGACCTCGCGGCCGTTCTCGCGCTCGGCAACCTCTCGGTGTGGCACCTCCCAACTCGCGCCGCCGTGGTCGATCGGTACGCGCGCACGCACGGCGGGTGGCTGTCGGTGGCGTTCGCACCGCACGGCCGGCGCGTGGTGACCGGCGGGATCGATGGCACGGTGGCCGTGTGGGACGCGGCCGGCTCCGGTCCGCCGCTGCGCACGTTTCAGTGGGACCTCGGCCCGGTGTACGCTGTGGCGTTTGATCAGAACGGGCAGTGCGCCGCGGCGGCCGGTCGTGCCGGCGCGCTCGTTTGGGACGTGGACGACTGA
- a CDS encoding MATE family efflux transporter, with protein sequence MDTSAPQDALSRPLGRQVLVLALPALAQQYLHLVVQLSDQFLAGRFQVSDPAARVGYLSALNTAGYLYWFVSSYTVLVSVGSTALVARFVGARDFALANRAAGQSIVLAVVFGVVGAVAALVGLPDLIRALKLEGDAARVCVEFLTPLAALLAFQITESACAACLAGAGDTRTGLKVLGLVAVLNVPLAWGLCFGFGPFRGFGFIGIALGTGLSHVIGCITLLVILSRGRSGLKLHLANLVPDTGLIRRLLWVSVPAAIDSLSAAFCQLWFLSIVNRLGDTAASAHGIALRWEALGFLSGAAFGTAAMTLVGQNLGARTPDRAARSVWVAFAIGGGLMCCMGVLFVLLAEPMFKVFCPGADLQPIVDTGAPALRLIACAMPALASQIIFTAALRGAGDARVPVLFSWLGFLGVRIPLAYLMTAPQVDLGPLGTVRGADMGLLGAWVAMCADLWLRGTFFALRFASGKWKKIEV encoded by the coding sequence ATGGACACATCGGCTCCGCAGGACGCGCTATCTCGCCCGCTCGGGCGGCAGGTGCTCGTCCTCGCTCTGCCCGCGCTTGCACAGCAATACCTGCACCTCGTCGTGCAGCTCTCCGACCAGTTTCTCGCGGGACGATTTCAGGTATCCGATCCGGCGGCCCGGGTCGGGTACCTGTCTGCGTTGAACACGGCCGGATACCTGTACTGGTTCGTGTCGAGCTACACGGTTCTGGTCAGCGTCGGGAGCACCGCCCTTGTGGCCCGTTTCGTTGGGGCGCGGGACTTCGCACTCGCCAACCGGGCCGCCGGCCAGTCCATCGTTTTGGCCGTTGTGTTCGGCGTTGTGGGCGCGGTCGCGGCACTGGTGGGGCTGCCGGACCTGATCCGCGCCCTGAAGCTCGAGGGCGACGCGGCGCGGGTGTGCGTCGAGTTCCTGACGCCCCTGGCGGCCCTTCTCGCGTTCCAAATCACCGAGTCCGCGTGCGCCGCGTGCCTCGCGGGCGCCGGGGACACGCGCACCGGGCTGAAGGTGCTCGGGCTCGTGGCCGTGCTGAACGTGCCGTTGGCGTGGGGGCTGTGCTTCGGGTTCGGGCCGTTCCGGGGCTTCGGGTTCATCGGGATCGCACTGGGCACGGGGCTCAGTCACGTAATCGGGTGCATCACACTACTCGTCATTCTCTCGCGCGGCCGGTCGGGGCTGAAGCTGCACCTCGCCAACTTGGTTCCCGATACCGGCCTGATCCGGCGTTTGCTGTGGGTCAGCGTTCCGGCCGCGATCGACAGCCTGTCGGCCGCGTTCTGCCAGTTGTGGTTCCTCAGCATCGTGAACCGGCTCGGCGACACCGCAGCGTCCGCGCACGGGATCGCGCTGCGCTGGGAAGCCCTCGGGTTCCTCTCCGGGGCGGCGTTCGGCACCGCTGCGATGACACTGGTGGGGCAGAACCTGGGCGCCCGCACCCCGGACCGCGCCGCCCGGAGCGTGTGGGTGGCGTTCGCGATCGGCGGGGGGCTCATGTGCTGCATGGGCGTGCTGTTCGTGCTCCTGGCGGAACCGATGTTCAAGGTGTTCTGTCCGGGCGCCGACCTGCAACCCATCGTCGACACCGGCGCACCGGCGCTGCGGCTGATCGCGTGCGCGATGCCGGCTCTGGCGAGTCAGATCATTTTTACCGCCGCGCTGCGCGGGGCCGGCGACGCGCGCGTGCCGGTGCTGTTCAGTTGGCTCGGGTTCTTGGGCGTGCGGATTCCGCTGGCGTACCTGATGACCGCCCCGCAGGTGGATCTCGGCCCGCTCGGGACGGTCCGAGGTGCGGACATGGGCCTGCTGGGCGCGTGGGTCGCGATGTGCGCCGACCTGTGGCTGCGGGGGACCTTTTTCGCACTGCGGTTCGCAAGCGGAAAGTGGAAGAAGATCGAGGTGTGA
- a CDS encoding YggS family pyridoxal phosphate-dependent enzyme, whose translation MNTSDLQTVLSERFAAVKGRIAEACRRAGRTPDGVTLVAVTKTVSPAVAALVPPLGVRALGESRPQELWRKAEAVAGADWHLIGHLQRNKIDRTVPLVSLVHSVDSARVLDALNAFGQKRGAPVAVLLEVNCSGEESKGGFSPAEVPALGDTLAGLGGVDVRGLMTMAAYSDDPASARPTFARLRELRDQLRARTGLALNELSMGMSNDFEIGVEEGATLVRVGTTLFEGLGEDR comes from the coding sequence ATGAACACATCCGACCTGCAAACGGTACTGTCCGAGCGGTTCGCGGCGGTCAAGGGGCGCATCGCCGAGGCGTGCCGGCGCGCCGGGCGCACGCCCGACGGCGTTACACTTGTAGCGGTCACCAAGACGGTGTCACCGGCGGTGGCCGCGCTGGTGCCGCCGTTAGGGGTACGCGCCCTCGGCGAGAGCCGCCCGCAAGAGCTGTGGCGCAAAGCGGAGGCGGTCGCCGGCGCGGACTGGCACCTGATCGGGCACCTGCAGCGGAACAAGATCGACCGCACGGTTCCGCTGGTGTCGTTGGTTCACTCGGTCGACAGCGCGCGCGTGCTGGATGCACTGAACGCGTTCGGCCAGAAGCGCGGGGCGCCGGTCGCGGTGCTGCTCGAAGTGAATTGCAGCGGCGAAGAGAGCAAAGGGGGCTTCTCCCCGGCCGAGGTGCCCGCGCTCGGCGACACGCTCGCGGGCCTCGGCGGCGTGGACGTGCGCGGGCTAATGACCATGGCCGCCTACTCGGACGACCCCGCATCGGCGCGGCCGACGTTCGCACGGCTGCGGGAGCTGCGCGACCAGCTCCGCGCCCGCACCGGGCTGGCGCTGAACGAGCTGTCGATGGGGATGAGCAACGATTTCGAGATCGGCGTGGAGGAGGGCGCGACACTAGTTCGCGTCGGCACCACACTGTTCGAAGGTCTGGGCGAAGATAGATAG
- the ribD gene encoding bifunctional diaminohydroxyphosphoribosylaminopyrimidine deaminase/5-amino-6-(5-phosphoribosylamino)uracil reductase RibD — MSELERWMRHALALAARGRGAVEPNPMVGAVVLDPTGKPVGEGWHQKFGGPHAEVFALQAAGARARGGTLLVTLEPCCHHGKTPPCTDAVLRAGVARVVAAMADPFPRVAGGGLALLRAAGVDVQVGLCEADARALNAPYLKLLSTGRPWVHAKWAMTLDGKLAARTGDSKWISGAESRRRVHELRGRLDAILVGRGTVVADDPLLTARPAGVRVPARVVLTASGELPAACQLRATAREAPVLVYTANPGKLGGWAADGAEVVGFGELTLDAVLADLGRRRFTNVLLEGGAGLLGAARDADAIDEFHVFIAPKVVGGSAALTPVGGTGAARMAEALTLEGVTFEPSGADVYVHGFAPGRVVV; from the coding sequence GTGAGCGAGTTGGAACGCTGGATGCGGCACGCCCTGGCGCTGGCCGCCCGGGGCCGCGGGGCCGTCGAGCCGAACCCGATGGTCGGGGCGGTGGTGCTCGACCCGACCGGGAAGCCGGTCGGCGAGGGCTGGCACCAGAAGTTCGGCGGCCCGCACGCGGAGGTGTTCGCCCTTCAGGCCGCTGGGGCACGTGCCCGCGGCGGAACACTCCTCGTCACCCTTGAGCCGTGCTGCCACCACGGGAAAACGCCGCCCTGTACCGATGCGGTGCTGCGGGCCGGTGTGGCGCGCGTGGTCGCGGCGATGGCCGACCCCTTCCCGCGCGTCGCCGGGGGCGGGTTGGCGCTCCTCCGCGCCGCCGGGGTGGACGTTCAAGTCGGGTTGTGCGAAGCGGACGCGCGGGCGCTCAACGCGCCGTACCTGAAGTTGCTGAGCACCGGGCGCCCGTGGGTCCACGCAAAATGGGCCATGACGCTCGACGGCAAGCTCGCGGCCCGGACCGGCGACTCCAAATGGATCAGCGGTGCCGAGTCGCGCCGGCGCGTCCACGAGTTGCGCGGGCGGCTCGACGCGATCCTCGTGGGGCGCGGAACGGTCGTCGCGGACGACCCGCTCCTAACGGCCCGGCCCGCGGGCGTGCGCGTGCCCGCGCGGGTGGTGCTGACCGCGTCCGGAGAGCTACCGGCGGCGTGTCAGTTACGCGCCACCGCGCGCGAGGCGCCCGTCCTCGTGTACACCGCCAACCCCGGAAAGCTCGGCGGGTGGGCCGCCGACGGCGCGGAGGTCGTCGGCTTCGGTGAGCTGACCCTCGACGCCGTTCTCGCGGATCTGGGCCGGCGGCGCTTCACAAACGTGCTGCTGGAGGGCGGCGCGGGGCTATTGGGGGCGGCTCGTGATGCGGACGCGATCGACGAGTTTCACGTGTTTATCGCGCCAAAGGTGGTCGGCGGAAGTGCGGCGCTGACGCCCGTCGGCGGTACGGGCGCCGCGCGGATGGCGGAGGCGCTGACGCTCGAAGGGGTGACGTTCGAGCCGTCCGGCGCGGACGTGTACGTCCACGGGTTCGCGCCGGGTCGGGTCGTTGTGTAA
- a CDS encoding histidine triad nucleotide-binding protein, translating to MLADNLFLKIIDKRIPAKIAHEDDLCLAFHDIMPQAPVHVLIIPKKVIRTHADIAPEDQALIGHLHLVAAKLANELGLVQGYRLVINCDEHGGQTVPHLHMHLLGGRDMTWPPG from the coding sequence ATGCTCGCCGACAACCTCTTCCTCAAGATCATCGACAAACGCATCCCCGCGAAAATCGCCCACGAGGACGATTTGTGCCTCGCGTTTCACGACATCATGCCACAGGCGCCGGTTCACGTTCTGATCATCCCCAAGAAGGTGATCCGCACGCACGCGGACATCGCGCCCGAAGACCAGGCCCTCATCGGGCACCTGCATTTGGTCGCGGCCAAACTGGCGAATGAACTCGGGCTGGTGCAGGGGTATCGGCTCGTGATCAACTGCGACGAACACGGCGGGCAAACGGTGCCGCACCTGCACATGCACCTGCTCGGCGGGCGCGACATGACCTGGCCCCCGGGTTGA
- a CDS encoding PVC-type heme-binding CxxCH protein: protein MRTALSLALVALGGLTCPARSVAQPKPPNLPPHLMAPTDPLSPADERKQFTVPPGFDVQLVASEPDIQKPMQLAFDAKGRMWVTSSYHYPFPPANAKATDKLFILSDFDPETGKARKVQTFASDLNIPIGILPLPDCNSCLVSSVGEIRKYTDTDGDGKADKSEVLFSGFGFRDTHGMYNSYTLMPDGWVYACHGFNNDSKVRGKDGHEIQMQSGNTFRFRPDGSRLETWTRGQVNPFGMAVDPWFNLYTADCHSKPITQLVPGAYYESFGKPHDGLGFTPHVTAHPHKSTGLCGLVWYDADHFPKEYKDVMLLGDVVSNCISADKIVWKGSTPVAQERPDFLTSTDRWFRPVDIKLGPDGALYVADFYNKIIGHYEVDLKDPRRDKDRGRIWRIVWKGTDGKAPAPKFAYTDLTTEKPEAIDKLLGHPNLAVRLAATNQLIARDVNAKSVADGSDVYQVHRLWVDAARAWRHGQAAEKAEPRRDSSLLASHALRARRAHDEWGREHPNGEQSRRQQPRLERADAHTLRAAAEWMGWGAKAEHIKPLVEVLAKCPADDTLLRQAARIALRNCLRDNPKAWPDGYDATYADVALAIPQFEAAKYLTVQLCEKKLPAERLPAAAEHITRHGGEAFETVLFAALAEQANADAILAGFRGVQARGAKLNAAATIDLFRNAQKALADTKSVAWGLRVLNALPAVGTGTLKLTPDAVAALTTMLSTKAPDEVRVGAAETLLKYVPADAVEAIRKQLADGTTPEPVRVGCLLALAASNSKDAQSVARDALKDVPYRVAVQIGLSLAGTKEGTGVLFATVKDGKAPQRLLQEKAILERLKSSNLPGWDKQVADLTKNIPPADQRIAAVLKDRATGFARSKGDPKDGAKLFTKHCAACHKIGDAGGKIAPQLDGIGVRGAERLLEDVLDPNRNVDQAFRARSITTTDDRTITALVLRADGEVLVVADPEGKEKRIPLKDIAENRETQLSAMPANFADVIPESEFYNLLAYLLEQKAKEPPKKEK from the coding sequence CGCCCTCTCCTTAGCGCTCGTCGCACTCGGGGGACTCACCTGTCCCGCTCGCTCGGTCGCGCAGCCTAAGCCGCCGAACCTGCCGCCCCACCTGATGGCTCCGACCGACCCGCTCTCGCCGGCCGACGAGCGGAAGCAGTTCACCGTGCCGCCGGGGTTCGACGTCCAGCTCGTCGCGAGCGAGCCCGACATCCAGAAGCCCATGCAACTGGCCTTCGACGCCAAGGGCCGGATGTGGGTGACATCGTCCTACCATTACCCGTTCCCGCCCGCGAACGCGAAAGCCACCGACAAGCTGTTCATCCTGTCCGACTTCGACCCGGAAACCGGCAAGGCCCGCAAGGTGCAAACCTTCGCCAGTGACCTGAACATTCCGATCGGCATTCTGCCGCTGCCGGACTGCAACAGTTGCCTCGTGTCGAGCGTCGGCGAGATCCGCAAGTACACCGACACCGACGGCGACGGCAAAGCCGACAAGTCCGAGGTGCTGTTCAGCGGGTTCGGGTTCCGCGACACGCACGGCATGTACAACTCGTACACCCTCATGCCGGACGGCTGGGTGTACGCGTGCCACGGGTTCAACAACGACAGCAAGGTGAGGGGCAAGGACGGGCACGAGATCCAGATGCAGTCCGGAAACACGTTCCGGTTCCGCCCGGACGGCTCGCGGCTCGAAACCTGGACCCGCGGGCAGGTGAACCCGTTCGGGATGGCGGTCGACCCGTGGTTCAACCTCTACACCGCGGACTGCCACTCGAAGCCCATCACGCAACTCGTCCCCGGGGCGTACTACGAGAGCTTCGGCAAGCCGCACGACGGGCTGGGCTTCACCCCGCACGTCACCGCGCACCCGCACAAGAGCACCGGCCTGTGCGGGCTCGTGTGGTACGACGCTGACCACTTCCCGAAGGAATACAAGGACGTGATGCTGCTCGGCGACGTGGTGAGCAACTGCATCAGCGCCGACAAGATCGTGTGGAAGGGCTCGACCCCGGTGGCGCAAGAGCGGCCCGACTTCCTGACGAGCACGGACCGGTGGTTCCGCCCCGTGGACATCAAGCTCGGGCCGGACGGCGCGCTGTACGTCGCGGACTTTTACAACAAGATCATCGGGCACTACGAGGTGGACCTGAAGGACCCCCGGCGCGACAAGGACCGCGGGCGCATCTGGCGCATCGTGTGGAAAGGTACCGACGGCAAAGCGCCGGCGCCGAAGTTCGCGTACACGGACCTCACGACGGAGAAGCCCGAAGCGATCGACAAGCTGCTCGGGCACCCGAACCTCGCGGTGCGGCTGGCGGCAACGAACCAGCTCATCGCCCGCGACGTGAACGCAAAGTCCGTCGCAGACGGCTCGGACGTGTATCAGGTTCACCGGCTATGGGTGGACGCGGCGCGCGCGTGGCGGCACGGGCAGGCGGCAGAAAAGGCAGAACCCAGGCGCGACTCGTCGCTCCTGGCCTCGCACGCCCTGCGGGCGCGGCGGGCGCACGACGAGTGGGGCCGTGAGCACCCTAACGGCGAGCAATCACGGCGTCAGCAGCCCCGGTTGGAAAGGGCCGACGCGCACACACTCCGGGCCGCCGCGGAGTGGATGGGTTGGGGGGCGAAGGCCGAGCACATCAAGCCGCTGGTCGAGGTGCTCGCGAAGTGCCCCGCGGACGACACGCTCCTGCGCCAGGCGGCGCGGATCGCACTCCGGAACTGTCTGCGCGACAACCCGAAGGCGTGGCCGGACGGGTACGACGCGACCTACGCCGACGTCGCCCTCGCGATCCCTCAGTTCGAGGCCGCGAAGTACCTGACCGTGCAACTGTGTGAGAAAAAGCTCCCGGCGGAGCGGTTACCGGCCGCGGCCGAGCACATCACCCGGCACGGCGGGGAGGCGTTCGAAACGGTACTCTTCGCGGCGCTCGCAGAACAAGCGAACGCGGACGCGATACTGGCCGGGTTCCGCGGGGTGCAGGCTCGCGGCGCCAAGCTCAACGCTGCGGCCACCATCGATCTGTTCCGGAACGCACAGAAAGCACTCGCGGACACCAAGAGCGTTGCGTGGGGGCTGCGGGTGCTAAACGCACTGCCCGCCGTCGGCACCGGTACGCTCAAGCTCACGCCGGACGCCGTCGCCGCCCTCACAACCATGCTCTCCACGAAAGCGCCTGACGAGGTGCGCGTCGGAGCGGCCGAGACGCTGCTGAAATACGTTCCGGCGGACGCGGTCGAAGCGATCCGCAAACAACTGGCCGACGGCACCACGCCAGAACCGGTCCGGGTCGGGTGCCTGCTCGCGCTGGCGGCGTCGAACTCGAAGGACGCGCAGTCTGTGGCCCGTGACGCACTCAAGGACGTGCCGTACCGCGTCGCGGTGCAGATCGGCCTGAGCCTCGCCGGGACGAAGGAGGGCACGGGCGTGCTCTTCGCGACCGTCAAGGACGGCAAGGCCCCGCAGCGGCTCCTTCAGGAGAAGGCGATTCTGGAGCGGCTCAAGTCGTCGAATCTGCCCGGGTGGGACAAACAGGTCGCCGACCTCACCAAGAACATCCCGCCCGCGGACCAGCGGATCGCGGCCGTGTTGAAGGACCGTGCGACCGGATTCGCGCGATCAAAGGGGGACCCGAAGGACGGCGCGAAGCTGTTCACCAAGCACTGTGCCGCGTGCCACAAGATCGGCGACGCCGGAGGGAAGATCGCGCCGCAACTGGACGGCATCGGCGTCCGCGGGGCCGAGCGCCTGCTCGAAGACGTGCTCGACCCGAACCGCAACGTGGACCAGGCGTTCCGGGCGCGGTCAATCACCACGACCGACGACCGCACCATCACGGCCCTGGTGCTCCGCGCGGACGGCGAGGTGCTGGTCGTCGCGGACCCGGAGGGCAAGGAAAAGCGCATCCCGCTGAAAGACATCGCGGAGAACCGCGAGACGCAGCTCTCCGCGATGCCGGCCAACTTCGCCGACGTGATCCCGGAGAGCGAGTTCTATAACCTGCTCGCGTACTTGTTGGAACAGAAGGCGAAGGAGCCGCCAAAGAAGGAGAAGTAA
- a CDS encoding ArsR/SmtB family transcription factor, with protein sequence MTEFAEARKVAALLAAVAEPTRLRVLWQLAKGPEHVGNLAELVKIKMVNMSHHLGVMRQAGVLEDEKDGRRVIYRLRPDIFTPGTTPDVLGVLMLGSFRVVLRAKPEAPPVSPTAAVAKTRRKTAKK encoded by the coding sequence ATGACCGAGTTTGCCGAAGCTCGCAAGGTGGCCGCGCTGCTCGCCGCCGTGGCCGAGCCGACCCGTCTGCGTGTCCTGTGGCAGTTGGCCAAAGGCCCCGAACACGTCGGGAACCTTGCAGAACTAGTGAAGATTAAGATGGTCAACATGTCGCACCATCTCGGGGTGATGCGGCAGGCGGGCGTGCTGGAAGACGAGAAGGACGGGCGCCGGGTGATTTACCGGCTGCGGCCGGACATCTTCACCCCGGGAACCACGCCCGACGTGCTCGGGGTGCTGATGCTCGGGAGCTTCCGGGTGGTGCTTCGGGCCAAGCCCGAGGCGCCGCCGGTGTCGCCGACCGCTGCCGTCGCCAAGACCCGCCGGAAGACCGCCAAGAAGTAA
- a CDS encoding sensor histidine kinase produces the protein MLTLTIKNNLETQQLTHQSGPLELGRGPMRSGVSRVVVRDAFVSRDHIRLEEQPGRKVKVANLSTKAPVTVDNHAVLNPGADCDYLLPVRLAIGETVIDVDSGDSEPVSVNVLKTIAAPVRAVGAAGSGTQPALIDRSEGAKPEEIVGWLETVVNVQKAGEPDAFYKQAAAALVEHIGLDTGIVLTRDGDAWRVVAQVVRDEKQPGRAFSHALVNQALTEKRTFYVGAAAAGGGESLVGVQGVVVSPFFDAKDRVVGVVYGSRMQRARGREIGPLEAQVVQLLATAVGAGLQRLEKDDETNRLRVAKEAAEEADRTKSGFLATVSHELRTPLTTIIGYSEMLLEQAAVDNLPQYTADLQQVHSAGQHLLALINDILDFSKIEAGKLEIANDPYAPASLIHDLMVSVEPLAKKNNNRIELDCPPDLGRAMGDPTRIRQCVLNLVGNACKFTRDGLVKVTARRAPVSGVDSVQVAVSDTGIGMTPEQVGRLFQAFTQVDSTAGRKFGGTGLGLAISQRLCAAMGGQITVRSEPGKGSTFTMTIKAVQ, from the coding sequence ATGCTCACGCTGACCATCAAGAACAACCTGGAGACGCAGCAGCTCACGCACCAGAGCGGGCCGCTGGAGCTGGGGCGCGGGCCGATGCGGTCCGGCGTCAGCCGGGTGGTGGTGCGCGACGCGTTCGTGTCCCGGGACCACATCCGACTGGAGGAGCAGCCCGGGCGCAAGGTGAAGGTGGCGAACCTCAGCACCAAGGCGCCGGTCACGGTAGACAACCACGCGGTGCTGAACCCGGGGGCCGACTGCGACTACCTGCTGCCGGTGCGGCTGGCGATCGGCGAGACGGTCATCGACGTGGACTCGGGCGACTCGGAGCCGGTGTCGGTGAACGTGCTGAAGACCATCGCGGCGCCGGTGCGGGCCGTCGGCGCCGCCGGGTCCGGCACCCAGCCGGCGCTGATCGACCGCAGCGAGGGTGCCAAGCCCGAGGAGATCGTCGGGTGGCTCGAAACGGTGGTGAACGTCCAGAAGGCGGGCGAGCCCGACGCCTTCTACAAGCAGGCCGCGGCGGCGCTGGTCGAGCACATCGGGCTGGACACCGGCATCGTCCTGACCCGCGACGGGGACGCGTGGCGGGTGGTGGCGCAGGTGGTGCGCGACGAGAAGCAGCCCGGGCGGGCGTTCAGTCACGCGCTGGTGAACCAGGCGCTGACCGAGAAGCGCACGTTCTACGTGGGCGCGGCGGCGGCCGGCGGGGGCGAGAGCCTGGTCGGGGTGCAGGGCGTGGTGGTGTCCCCGTTCTTCGACGCCAAGGACCGCGTGGTCGGGGTGGTGTACGGGAGCCGGATGCAGCGCGCCCGGGGCCGCGAGATCGGGCCGCTGGAGGCCCAGGTGGTGCAACTGCTCGCGACCGCGGTCGGGGCCGGCCTGCAGCGCCTGGAGAAGGACGACGAGACCAACCGGCTGCGGGTGGCCAAGGAGGCCGCCGAGGAGGCCGACCGCACCAAGAGCGGGTTCCTGGCGACGGTGAGCCACGAGCTGCGCACCCCGCTCACCACGATCATCGGCTACTCGGAAATGCTGCTCGAACAGGCCGCGGTGGACAACCTGCCGCAGTACACGGCCGACCTCCAGCAGGTCCACAGCGCGGGGCAGCACCTGCTGGCGCTCATCAACGACATCCTGGACTTCTCGAAGATCGAGGCGGGCAAGCTCGAGATCGCCAACGACCCGTACGCGCCCGCGAGCCTGATCCACGACCTGATGGTGTCGGTGGAGCCGCTGGCGAAGAAAAACAACAACCGGATCGAGCTGGACTGCCCGCCGGACCTGGGCCGCGCGATGGGCGACCCGACGCGCATCCGCCAGTGCGTGCTGAACCTGGTGGGCAACGCGTGCAAGTTCACGCGGGACGGGCTGGTGAAGGTGACCGCCCGGCGGGCGCCGGTGTCCGGGGTGGACTCGGTCCAGGTGGCGGTGTCCGACACCGGTATCGGGATGACGCCGGAGCAGGTGGGGCGGCTGTTCCAGGCGTTCACCCAGGTCGATTCGACGGCCGGGCGCAAGTTCGGCGGGACCGGGCTGGGGCTGGCGATTAGTCAGCGGCTGTGCGCCGCGATGGGCGGGCAGATCACCGTCCGCAGCGAGCCGGGAAAGGGCAGCACGTTCACCATGACCATCAAGGCCGTGCAGTGA
- a CDS encoding WD40 repeat domain-containing protein, producing the protein MLVLKTASAEVLDLAFSPDSRAVAAAVDGAHVFLWNLDSPNIAPVRLDLGGKYRAGGLRFSATGRRLEWQLATGYRVYDRDERDATNEYPSFLTTATVWKVGPAGDRIVSSHGMPDHFLAGWQFKDGDWVRQWVLSTRELSVESVTISPSGDRFAMLTRPAAPGRWWDQPMRLEVRDLSSSAGLSDGTYPYSYAGKLWFRPTGAAVVGIHGMTLLSWSLPAGGAPRLTRNDNRKHFTALAYHPNGRRLFVTSNDETVNEFDADTLDRTNRYTWQLDRLSAIAVSPDGSLAAAGSATGDVVVWDLE; encoded by the coding sequence ATGCTCGTCCTGAAAACGGCTTCTGCGGAGGTGCTCGACCTGGCGTTCAGCCCGGACAGTCGCGCCGTCGCCGCCGCCGTGGACGGGGCGCACGTGTTCCTCTGGAACCTCGACTCACCCAACATTGCCCCGGTGCGTCTGGACCTGGGGGGGAAGTACCGGGCCGGGGGCCTACGGTTCTCCGCCACCGGGCGCCGGTTGGAGTGGCAACTCGCTACCGGGTACCGAGTCTACGACCGTGACGAGCGCGACGCGACCAACGAGTACCCATCGTTCCTGACCACGGCCACGGTCTGGAAGGTCGGCCCCGCCGGCGACCGGATCGTTTCGAGCCACGGGATGCCGGACCACTTTCTCGCCGGGTGGCAGTTCAAAGACGGCGACTGGGTTCGCCAGTGGGTGCTGTCCACGCGCGAGTTGTCCGTCGAGAGCGTGACCATCTCGCCGTCGGGAGACCGGTTCGCGATGCTGACCCGTCCGGCGGCCCCGGGGCGCTGGTGGGACCAGCCGATGCGCCTGGAGGTGCGCGACCTGTCCTCGTCGGCGGGCCTGAGCGACGGCACGTACCCGTACAGCTACGCGGGGAAGCTGTGGTTCCGCCCGACCGGTGCGGCGGTGGTCGGCATTCACGGAATGACGCTGCTCTCCTGGTCACTGCCCGCCGGCGGTGCCCCGCGGCTGACGCGCAACGACAACCGCAAGCACTTCACCGCCCTCGCGTACCACCCGAACGGGCGGCGCCTGTTCGTCACGAGCAACGACGAAACGGTTAACGAGTTCGATGCCGACACCCTTGACCGCACCAATCGGTACACCTGGCAACTCGACCGACTGAGTGCGATCGCGGTCAGCCCGGACGGCAGTCTCGCTGCGGCCGGTTCTGCCACCGGCGACGTGGTGGTGTGGGACCTGGAGTAG